Below is a window of Dietzia timorensis DNA.
TACTGGCGTGGCACGGCGCCCCGCGAGCCTCGGCCCGGCTCGACGATCGGGCCCCGCTCCTCATCGCAGAAACCTCTGACACCCCGGCGTCCACCGACGACGCGCCGCGCACCCGAGACGGCGGCCTCGCCTCCTCGATTCCGCCGCTGGCTGCGGCGATGCGCCTGTTCGAATACCTTTCATCCAGCCGCGGCCGACGTGCCCGCGATACCGCCCCGACCGCGGACGATGCGTGGGCCGTGGACCTGCTCGCGGCGGCCTATGCGGCGGGTCTGGATACGGCCTCGGCGCTGCGCGCGGTGTCCGCGGTTGCGGAGGGACCGGCCGCGAAAGCATTCGCCAGGGCGGCCGCGCACGTCGGGTTGGGGCAGGACGTCGCAGGCGCGTGGGGCGCGGAGAACGGGACGTCCGCCGTCATACCGCGCGTTCGTGAGGCGCTCGGGCGCAGCGCCGACTCCGGTGGTTCGGTGACCGATTCCCTGCGCCGCGCCGCGACGTGGTCGCGCACACGTGCCGTCGCCGAGCGCAAGGCTTCAGCCGAACGGGCGGGCGTGCTCATCGCGGCGCCGCTCGGCGCGTGCTTTCTGCCGGCCTTCGTCTGCCTCGGCGTCGCGCCGGTCGTCGTCGGCCTGGCCCGCCAGATCCTGCCGGAGGTTTTCGGATGACTGCCCGGCGCCCACGCTTCCCCCGCGGACCAGCCGCGGCGGGAATTACGAAAGGAAACGACAATGCCCACCACAACGCCCACTACATCTGTCATGACGTCGGAAAGCGCAGCCACACCGACTCGCCGAGCGCCCG
It encodes the following:
- a CDS encoding type II secretion system F family protein, with translation MTPAMLVLLALAVLAWHGAPRASARLDDRAPLLIAETSDTPASTDDAPRTRDGGLASSIPPLAAAMRLFEYLSSSRGRRARDTAPTADDAWAVDLLAAAYAAGLDTASALRAVSAVAEGPAAKAFARAAAHVGLGQDVAGAWGAENGTSAVIPRVREALGRSADSGGSVTDSLRRAATWSRTRAVAERKASAERAGVLIAAPLGACFLPAFVCLGVAPVVVGLARQILPEVFG